In Trichoplusia ni isolate ovarian cell line Hi5 chromosome 10, tn1, whole genome shotgun sequence, the genomic window CGTGTATAAATATTAACCTTTACTACATGATAGCAGAGATAAACCAACGTCTTATCAGGGGCGCGAGATTATAATGAAATCTCATACATAACGTATAAGCGTGGGCAGATACACACTGCATTTTTTGAGAATATTGGAGGCACTgggttttaaagtaaaactgttattAGAGACGCTATTCTACGCTATTTGCTGCAGCGTTTGTTTCcacaaatatgtaaattttttaGTATAACTTTAGGTGAAGTTTGCTGAAATTATTGTATCGCAGattctagttttaataaaagcaaataaaaaccGCCCCATGGCCCCAGAATTCATGTTTTTAGCCACATTGAGATTCacttattcttttaaatttacaagctatttttaattaaaaccttgtgTTAAGACAATACTTTAAACtgttatgtatttgtttatagCATGGATTACGTCACAGCAATTAACATTAACATGTTATACCTTCAGTCGATTAGACCATGTTACACCGACCGCGGTCGCAAACGAAGTGGCGTTTACCATATCAGTAAAAAAtgactaacaaataaaaaatgcagaaCGAAATAGCGTTTAATTCTAGATTTTATTGATCATTAGTCAATTACCTACTCAGAACAAATGAGTAGTAAtgatacattaaattaaatttgccTTTTCCGTTCATTACCCGTTTGCGGACTATCTTTGTCAGTGTTGCCTAACGTTGTATTTTGGTAAACTTTATCGCAACTGATATGCAGTGATAAGTATTGGTATTGTGTATTACTCCACGAAGTGTGTTGGTACGCTCCTGAAATATGAATCAGGTAAATATTGAATATTCTAAATTTTCTGAACTGattttactttcaattttgtGTTTAGTGTGTGGCAGTGTATTTGTGAGAAGTTTGAGTATAATATTGTGCTGAGAGTGTCGAATCGTGGAATCAAATTTTATCTGTTGATAATTTGTAAGTAGGCCAGATTGGATTTTAAATAGGTGCTTTTTTGATGAAGACGATGTTAAATATCCTCTTTTATTACTACATGCATGAATCTACTGTCCTTCCTTTTAATTAGCGTATCTATTCGATCCCTGCCTATATGTTGTTGATGTTTCTCGTAATTTTCTAATTGAATCGTGAATCACAACAGTcgtttttttaggttataaattGCGTGCACCTTACTGTCAATGTGCATTTTGgaacaaattacattttcaattttcactTGCTTATAACAGGTGAAGTAGGATGCTTTTTAggctaaaacaaatattcaccTCCAATCGTTTTAGGCGGAAACGTGAGTCATTCGTTCTCCAAAATGGGTCTTAATTAATGTCACCTGAGGCAAAAAACATGGTGATCCTTTATGCGGACATGCTACACGTTAAGTCATACAAATATCAGGTTACTTAGCCTGAGAAAGACCTCATCAAACACAGAATGATTCGAAATGTTGCATGTTAATTCTCGTGAATCATCTTGTCTTGCAGACTCTTATAGAGTGGTCGTGGGCATCGCTTCAAGTGTTGATGGCAGCTTTACAACacttctttcttcttctttctctTCTTTCCCTTTCTCCTCTGTTGGTCGCCCTCTTTGTGCTTTCGTGTAGTGATGTGTCTTATTTCAGTCTTTCTGGTCCTTAAATGCAAATGTACTTCTACAGCTTTATTATTCTTGTCATCGGCAACCTAGTGGTAAGCAGGACTGCCAGATCaaaggtctcgagttcgatcccaagccACGCATGATCTTTTCAAATGTTGTGTGCCCTATAGAAATATGTGACTCACTTTCTCCGGTCGTGTTAGATTGCCGTCCCATAGAGCTATGCTATTATTGAATTAGAGAGACACTTGTGTTGGCTCACAAGCTTTTGCACTATTATATGCCCCGACCTGGCTTGGCTGCCGTGACCGAAAATCAGTCAGGATATTGGTCTTATCATAAATTAAGAGATTTCGATAAATGCAATACTACTTCACTTATCAGCACTTACCATAGGACCACCGGCAGCGCAGAATGCTGCTAATTACCCAtacttttatgtataatcaACACATGTACGCATTGAGTAAGAAAAACATCATCATCGTCAGTAAAAGGCGTGCCGcgataaataatgtaacttcAAGAAAACCTTGACCGGCCCACATTACAGTGACTTAATTCTATTGAGGAAATAAAACTGGTCATGTCGTTGCTTTGAAACACCGGGTTTAACCGGTATAATGTTTAAAGATGCGTGGAagagaatattttttggtttgaagattttttaactCTCATTCGTCATCATATAAGTCACTCAGATGTTAATGTAATTCTTTCTAACTTACATAGTTAGGTGAGTTTCCTACAAGTGTTTCCTACCTATGATCTAGCTAGGAAAATTGTACAGTACCGAGTTGTTGGAAGCTGAATAACAACTTCTGACTAGCTTACAAGAAGTTTATTAGTAGTTTACCAAAACGTCTTAGCCGAATATGTGTCTAACAGTACCTATGAGGCTAAATGGTAACTTAAAATTGAGCTTCGTAGCCGATTGTGAACTTGAGTCAATATATGTTCTAAAGCCCTCGTCAGTCATATACGTCCAGACATCTAGCATAGCTAATATACAACAACGAAACATCTTCTCAATTGTGATACATATTAGCTCCTAGCTAACCTCAACGAAGGTCGCATCTCCTCTCATTGCGCAAACAAATCGATCTCTACCGCCAGACTACACGGCGTCTTGTCGTCTCTATGAAACGCTAATCATTCTTACCTAATTCTTACttaatacttacaaaaatattgaataggtaTCTGTCCACTTTTAACAAGACCTATTTAGAGAATAGGaatactttcaaatttaatccaattgccattcattcatcggccattgtgaataACAGAACTGGGGCCCTGATCCGAAGAATCACAGCTTCTCttgtacatacattattaagagagcttttatttagtaataaacGGAATTTCCTCTCGCTTTCTTTACtatgaattttcaaaattagtaattaatacttcgcaaagcaaataattaatatgatgTTGATGCTTTAAAACGCTTCTGTCGCATacggattgtttttttttctgcaccCAATACATCCTTCAAAGCGGGCCAGTAAAAGTATGGCATACTGAAAACTCGATAATAGGTATGCTATGTGCAACATAATTATGAGTTTGTGAGAAGAGGCCTGTTCCCTGTAGGAaatgttgtaattaaatataatgattaaacTGAATAAGAAATCTCGCCCATTTTTCAAGCTAAGCAACTAACAATAGGAAACACTACAACTAATAAGGTTTGATTTCTAGTTTCATTAATTTGATacatttattgcaaaatattaaatgaattgaaaatgGATCGCCACAATTTTTATAACTCTTTATGCATTTAAATCGCGGGATCTCATTAGCAGGTTGGTTGTAAATTGGCACGTGTATTGTtacgaatattattattctacgagctgttgcccgcgtactcataatacataaatagaaataatttattttgtaaataggatACAGCATAATTTTTACATGCATGTTTTTGAGAACACTTGAGTTGACATTTTCTATCTGACCACCTTTAGAAGAGACGtggaaacaaactcaggggtcgccgTTTCTTTGAATATCCCGTCATAGGCAGTCTCAAATTGCCAGTAAGGGAAATAAAGGACGAAATGGCCCCTGATGTCCAGAATAATTTTGCGCACAACATATTTTCACTTGGCAACACGATTATTTGTCCTCTTTTAGAATATAAGACTTTAAATTTGCGAGACCTGGAAATAGCTATTGCCAATGCGACAACACCTCAACGCTAATCGAAATATGATTACCAACGTTTTGTCCTTGAATGTGCCGCGTTTATTGATTCCTTTCTACGTTATTATTGGAGCATCGATCAATTATTTACTTGTATGCAAAGAAACAGCGGTGTGTTacaaaaagagattttatttatacttatgctcgaaatcaatattgttttagcTTTTTCCGCGGTGTAGCTTGCGTATCTGCAAAAACGGTATCCTTATTCTCTTAATATTCTAAAGCCTATCATTAATAACTGATGTCAGCTAACTtcctaccaaatttcataagaatTCATCGTTCAGGTTTAGCTTGAACGTAACTTGTGTCAATATCAGTATGATTCTCGCATTCTCGTGTGTAGAGAATGAAAGAAGCCGAACATTACACCAGAAGTATCATCAACAATAGGTATACTATTACACATTGGTTAACCGTCGTTATTTATAGGGTCTCCTCATTCTACAGTACACTAAGGCGAGTCAACCCAAACTCCCAACATCCGGCATTAAATCTGTACAATGTCGTGATTGCCGGCGGATCTATGTATGGATTTCTGGGTGCTCTATCCCGACGCAAGGGAACACGTAATGTGACAAAAATGTAACCACCAGTGGCCTGCCCGCGCGGtcattaattgaattaaaaattgtgAGGCTGTTTGTTACTCTTCCACGAAGAACTACTAAAcgaattttaatgatatttgtcAATGGATCATACCATAATACCATAGTCTACAAGATACTAGTATAATGGTATACTTTTATAACAGGATCACTTTACAGCAATAACTGCTTGTGACTTCTTGTATAAGATAAAGCCAatttcttttcgtttttttgccgtttttctttaattgataaacattatgtttgtttgtttttccgcaGCCAGCTGGGTACGCACCTCCGCCAGGTGCCGTCGGGGAAGATGGCGAGGTCAAAGGGTTCGATTTCAGCGAACAGTCCATACGAAGATCCTTCATCCGTAAGGTGagcattattttcttttaaaccacTTTTAGAATTGAAGGCGTACTTCCAAAGTTCATTTTGTGGCTCGTCCTTGATGAATGGAGATAAAAGGTACAAGAAAAGCATGCCTACTCCCATTTTACTCTGAGTAGAACAGCGCTAGTTTTTTGGGGTCCCAGTGGGAATCGTACAGCTACATACTCCGCCCTTAGAAAGGCGGCGGTTTGCGCTGATCTTCTCCCGGCTAAACACACTGtcgaaaatcaaaatcaaaagtcatttattcaaattaggctactaagtaacactctttgaaggtcagattagattggacagcacccagtttcgcacCCTGCACCGTTTTCTAACggacaaaacagttttttttcctCCAATACCCTACTGACGTGATGACGTCAGATGACGGCCCTGGTCTCCATGAAGTACTAACTGGTGTGTATGTGTGTTACCAGGTGTACTCCATCCTGATGTGTCAGCTGCTGGTGACGATGTCCTTCATTGCGCTGTTCCTGTTCCACGCCCCGACCAAAAACTGGGCGCAACGGAATAGCTGGCTATTGTAAGTGGTTTTTTCATTAATCTTCCGTCAGAGTAGAATAAGTTTAGTTTGTATGTACGAAtgtgactaaaataaaaatgtctttgaAGACCTGTATTCCATGTTTCATGTCGAGGTTGCTTTTTTGTTTCCGGttgatgtttttgattttgatttatgttcCGCCGCGTATTTAGAACATGGTAAACTAACTACTCTATAAAAGTCACGTGAAGTCAAAGTCAagtcgaacctgcacctcgtgtaTACAAATCCACGTATAGAACCGCAAGACCTCCACGACCGGTTTTGACGACTATAATGAATATTTGCAACAAATCGCGAGAAAAAGCTTGtgcgtaaaaatatttgtgtgttgtCAGCTGGGTGGCGTTCGCGGTGGTCTTCATTTGTCTGATCGTGATGGCTTGTTGCGGTAACGTGCGGCGGCAGGCGCCCATGAACTTCATATTCCTCGGGATATTCACTGTCGCTGAGAGTTTCCTACTCGGAGTCACTTCTAGCGTGTATGCTGTCGATGCGGTGAGTCTATTACCCTTAATTTTTAACAATCTTTGTAACATCCAGTGGGATCTGAGGGTACGAACGGACATGGACTGGGAAGGCCTAGTAGTACCTGGGCGTCCCCTCCTTCTCCTTACAAACTTCTAAATATGCATTACACACTAAACGTattgaacttaaaaataacttacgaAAAACTTAATAGGCAGCTTTGGTACcttactttgaaaaaaaaatgacacccgccctaagtaatttaatcctcgtgtcgcggggggtttaaggaacattcaaatcacatgcacaaagacacccagactcagaacaagctgtcgtggatcacacaaacgcttgtcctacgcggggatcaaacccgcggcACGTCAtgcactgtgggtttggcgtggtgacctcgaccAGTCGGCTATCCGTTCAATCTCTTTGCATCAATACTTTTAACTAATCACCATGTATTATCTTCAGGTCATGATGGCGGTCGGTATAACGGCGGCAGTTTGTCTCGCGCTGACTCTGTTTGCCTTCCAAACGAAGTGGGACTTCACAGTAATGGGCGGCTTCCTTCTCTGCGCCACAGTCGTCTTACTTGTGTTCggtaagttaatattaatatccgACAACTTTCAAACTCTCAAGCTGAGCAAAGCTTGTACAATAAGTACAAGACaacttataaacaaacaaatatatgtCTCAATACATTATGTGGTGAATTAAGAAATCGCAGTTACTCTACGTCTCGATTTTAAATTTTCGTATATCCTAAACTGGTTGTGCCAAAACTAAGTCGGAAACAAGGTACTAATCAGccatacaaaagaaaaatactaaaatcacGATATCTAAATATCTTTACACAATAAGTCTGAGGACCTCCGCTGAAGAAGTAAAACTATGTGGAACGTCGTAACATGCATTTGTCTTTATATTCCCCTTTCTCAGGAGCGATAAAACTAACTCAGCACAGTCAGCAGTGCTTACATACACCCTCCATGGCAgcattaatcatttaaaacaacctttttgGATGGCGCGTTAGTTATTGTTCCCTTAAGGGCCGATTTtgcaatcgtcagataacttttatctggcGAATATGTTTGTCGTTTTGACAGCTTTGCATTGGTATAGGAACTATGTCAAACGACAAtattattcctcagatagaagttaactgatgattgaaaaatcagccctaatttatgttaatgtcttgtttaaaatatttaaaaaatgaaatattatatatttcattttttaaatattttgatatgttaCTATGTAATACGTACCATGACATTGTTTCTACGTAACTTATGTTTGTATgccaaaaataagaatttacaaGGATTCTCGAACTTATATTAACAGCTTTCCAGACCAAGAATAAATCTGATTTCTTACTTAAAAatgttcattataataaatatttgttccagGTCTCGTCGCAATATTCATACCGTCGAACAAAATCGTTACATTAGTGTACGCGTCGATCGGGGCCTTAGTGTTCTCTCTATACCTGGTCTATGACACACAGCTCATGATGGGCGGCAAACACAAGTACAGCATTTCCCCCGAGGAGTATATCTTTGCTGCCTTGAACCTGTACCTGGACATCATCAACATCTTCCTCTACATTCTTACTATCATCGGCGCCGCGAGGGATTAGGCGCGGATTGTTGACTGTTTCCACTTCAGTTTTGGTGTTTGCATTCCTTGTAGGTTTCTGTTTGTTGGATTGCTTATGCTTCGTTCTTCAGTATGGTTttcccgtttttttttttctgtaattctGTCCTTTAGCGAGATCTCTCCCTGAATTGGTTTGGTTCTGCTTGTAATCGAAATACCAGAACAAAAtagacttatttatttggaacaatattataacaatagatATCGCATAAAATAACGTCCATAATATTCTTCTGTTTCCAGCGTACGAATATTTTATAGTCCAGGAcgaaaataggaaattattatCTTGCAAAcagcatttttaattacaatacaacTATCAAAATGAACCAAAAACAGCGTCCTTAGGACTAGAATATTTCGGGTGTTGGTAACATCTGATGCTATTGGTCGCGTTGCCAAGAGTTTACTTTATTTCTTGATAAACCTATGCAGCATAGATAATTGTTTGCTTAAGCAATCAGTAAATGGTAAATTATGTTAAGAACACTCCTTGGAAGACGTAAATAAtcgtaacaaacatttttatatctatttgtcGATGATGATAGTACAAGTTAGGTTAACATAAAGTTAAACTCAAACAACCTCTATCGTAAACACATGCAAACACCAAAACACTAAgtattagattatttatttaatattcattgatAACCAGTCGATTCACATGATCACATCAACGAAATTTATTCGAAATCAAGAAAATTATTCGAAATTATTCCAAATTTCCAAATAGAtagttgtagttttattttgcaAGCGTTATTTGTCTATGTGATAATGTATCTGCATTTAAAGTGGCGATACGGTTGCccttgataaaatatttgtaagccTTTATTTAAGGTGGCAACATTGATATTGCGTCAGCTTTAGCGTTGTGTACTTGGCTCATAGTACTAATAGTCAAATCAaccaaaattcatttattcaaattaggctactaagtagcactatttgaaggtcagcaccatttacattggacagcacccagtttcgcccacccttcagtAAATATGTgacaataaaagaatatttcagaataactttaaaacttgCGCTTTATCcatatattttcttatcttCGAAAAAAGGAAATGTTTCATACAGATTATACACagttaatttgtatttacaaaGTGTAGAAGCAATGTTTAAAATGACTAGAAATTGTTgccagttaaataaaaacttatgaaatCAATTGGATTGGTCAGTGTCAGTTGTGTAACGAGAATTAATGATATAGAATTAATgattaatgatataaaaaactATGATTTTTCTTCAGTATGTTGGCataaggttaattaaaatattagtaatcttataaaatatactttcctAAAGTTTTTTGTTGGACTCCCGCGCATACCTACAATAAACTTACAATAGAACTCGTACCTaacttcaatgaaaaaaaacttgtttctaGTAGCAATCTATTAGTCAACCAATTCTCCATAATATGTGCTTTTAATAACTAAGTTACgcggaggagctcgtggctaagctataaccgcataagtgattcgatcacaggttaagctatgcttgacgcggttggtccgtagatgggtgaccatctttgtcatgacgagttccaccgtgtttcggaaggcacgttaaattgtgggtcccagctgttattccttcatctttgacagtcgttacaggtagtcagaagcttgaaaagtctgacagccagtctaaccaaggggtgtcgtgttgcccaggtaactgggttgaggaggtcagataggcagtcgctccttttaaaacactggtacttagatgaaaccggttggactggtagccgaccccaacgtagttgggaaaaggctaggccgatgatgaataaCTAAGTTATGCAATAACCTTAATTCTCGTTAAACCTGTTCTGCTGACCGTGTGATGCGACAAGTCGTCATTATTCAAACTATATATCTCACTAGTTTTAGAATAGGTCGCCTTTGCACTACCATCCAATACTTACAAATTAGCTTCATATATTTGCCGACTAGTTGCGCCACGTCATTAACAGCAGTATTTTACTAATGATTACttcaatacttaattaattatgtagatTTTTCTTACCTATAAACAGGTTAGGGTTAGGTCGGATTGATTGATTGTGTGATTTGTGGCGCAACAGTCGACCAACTTTTTATACAGTCGgcatcaaaaacattaaatacaaacatcTGTATTGATTGTGATaaagttttaaaggaaaataaaattaacactaGCTTTACAAAGGTGACTTATGCTATCCAAATAATGTTGCTATGTAAAAAATATGCTGTAGTAATTA contains:
- the LOC113498048 gene encoding protein lifeguard 1 isoform X1, whose amino-acid sequence is MWQNPGVYPGDQNQGGYPQGGYPQGPGYPPPPQGGYPQGGYPQGGAYPPGGYPQQGYPPPPQGYPGYGAGYGEPAGYAPPPGAVGEDGEVKGFDFSEQSIRRSFIRKVYSILMCQLLVTMSFIALFLFHAPTKNWAQRNSWLFWVAFAVVFICLIVMACCGNVRRQAPMNFIFLGIFTVAESFLLGVTSSVYAVDAVMMAVGITAAVCLALTLFAFQTKWDFTVMGGFLLCATVVLLVFGLVAIFIPSNKIVTLVYASIGALVFSLYLVYDTQLMMGGKHKYSISPEEYIFAALNLYLDIINIFLYILTIIGAARD
- the LOC113498048 gene encoding protein lifeguard 1 isoform X2, producing the protein MWQNPDQNQGGYPQGGYPQGPGYPPPPQGGYPQGGYPQGGAYPPGGYPQQGYPPPPQGYPGYGAGYGEPAGYAPPPGAVGEDGEVKGFDFSEQSIRRSFIRKVYSILMCQLLVTMSFIALFLFHAPTKNWAQRNSWLFWVAFAVVFICLIVMACCGNVRRQAPMNFIFLGIFTVAESFLLGVTSSVYAVDAVMMAVGITAAVCLALTLFAFQTKWDFTVMGGFLLCATVVLLVFGLVAIFIPSNKIVTLVYASIGALVFSLYLVYDTQLMMGGKHKYSISPEEYIFAALNLYLDIINIFLYILTIIGAARD
- the LOC113498048 gene encoding protein lifeguard 1 isoform X3 → MFKNTDQNQGGYPQGGYPQGPGYPPPPQGGYPQGGYPQGGAYPPGGYPQQGYPPPPQGYPGYGAGYGEPAGYAPPPGAVGEDGEVKGFDFSEQSIRRSFIRKVYSILMCQLLVTMSFIALFLFHAPTKNWAQRNSWLFWVAFAVVFICLIVMACCGNVRRQAPMNFIFLGIFTVAESFLLGVTSSVYAVDAVMMAVGITAAVCLALTLFAFQTKWDFTVMGGFLLCATVVLLVFGLVAIFIPSNKIVTLVYASIGALVFSLYLVYDTQLMMGGKHKYSISPEEYIFAALNLYLDIINIFLYILTIIGAARD
- the LOC113498048 gene encoding protein lifeguard 1 isoform X6; the encoded protein is MNQPAGYAPPPGAVGEDGEVKGFDFSEQSIRRSFIRKVYSILMCQLLVTMSFIALFLFHAPTKNWAQRNSWLFWVAFAVVFICLIVMACCGNVRRQAPMNFIFLGIFTVAESFLLGVTSSVYAVDAVMMAVGITAAVCLALTLFAFQTKWDFTVMGGFLLCATVVLLVFGLVAIFIPSNKIVTLVYASIGALVFSLYLVYDTQLMMGGKHKYSISPEEYIFAALNLYLDIINIFLYILTIIGAARD
- the LOC113498048 gene encoding protein lifeguard 1 isoform X5; its protein translation is MNLGALGFRFPAGYAPPPGAVGEDGEVKGFDFSEQSIRRSFIRKVYSILMCQLLVTMSFIALFLFHAPTKNWAQRNSWLFWVAFAVVFICLIVMACCGNVRRQAPMNFIFLGIFTVAESFLLGVTSSVYAVDAVMMAVGITAAVCLALTLFAFQTKWDFTVMGGFLLCATVVLLVFGLVAIFIPSNKIVTLVYASIGALVFSLYLVYDTQLMMGGKHKYSISPEEYIFAALNLYLDIINIFLYILTIIGAARD
- the LOC113498048 gene encoding protein lifeguard 1 isoform X4 — encoded protein: MYQNQGGYPQGGYPQGPGYPPPPQGGYPQGGYPQGGAYPPGGYPQQGYPPPPQGYPGYGAGYGEPAGYAPPPGAVGEDGEVKGFDFSEQSIRRSFIRKVYSILMCQLLVTMSFIALFLFHAPTKNWAQRNSWLFWVAFAVVFICLIVMACCGNVRRQAPMNFIFLGIFTVAESFLLGVTSSVYAVDAVMMAVGITAAVCLALTLFAFQTKWDFTVMGGFLLCATVVLLVFGLVAIFIPSNKIVTLVYASIGALVFSLYLVYDTQLMMGGKHKYSISPEEYIFAALNLYLDIINIFLYILTIIGAARD